The genomic interval ACCCCCTTGAACGGCATACAGAAGTGCGTCGTGGCGGCCGCCGGTGCCGCCCTCACCTTAGGACTGACGGCCTGCGGCGGCGGCGAGGAGCGTGACCCGCACGCCGCGCTCAAGGCGGCCCGGCAGAAGACCGCGCAGCAGAACTCGTACAAGACGAAGCAACTGACCAAGGACGCCGGCGGCGAGAAGCGCGAGGAGCACGCCTTCTCGCGCGAGCCCGACCTCTCGTCGACGAAGAGCTGGGGTCCCCGGGGCAAGGCCCCGGGCCGGGGCTCCGAGGTCTCCATAGAGATGATCAGCACCGAGAAGACGCTGTTCGCCAGGGCCCCCCGGATGTCCCGTGACCGGTGGCTGCGGACCGATCGCGACGGCCCGGTTCCCGGGAAGAAGGACCCCGGTCCGCGGGAGGCCCAGGGCGAGCTGCCCGACTGGCTCGCGGCCCTCGGCGCGTCGAAGGGCGTCACCAAGGTGGGCGAGGAGACCGTCGGCGGGAAGCCCGCCACGCACTTCAAGGGCACCGTCGTCCTCGACGAACTCGACGAGTACAAGGGCGACGCGATACAGGACGACCAGCGCGAGCACTTCACGCGGCCGCGCCGGATCTCCGGGCTCCACGAGGTCGACATCGACATCTGGGTAGGCCGGGACGATCTCCCCCTCAAGGCCCGGGAGTCGGGCAAGGGTTCCAAGGGCCCGGTCGACACCACCGAGGAGTACACGGACTACGGGGTCGACCCGAAGATCCAGGTGCCCGCGGCCAAGGACACCATGAGCATCGAGGAGTACACGAGCGGGAAGTACGACGGGGAGGACGCGGGGCAGCGGCGCCCCTGAGCTGCCCGCCGGTACGGGCGGAGGCCCGGCCGCCCCGTCGTAAGGGGACGGCCGGGCCTCCGGTCGTACGGGGCGTCAGTCCGTGAGGTTCACCGCGCGCGCCGACACCGCGCCGATCTCCTCCGCGATCTCCGCGAGGACCGGGGCCGGGATCGACTCGTCGACCGTGAGGGCGACCAGGGCCTCGCCGCCCTCCGTGGCGCGGGAGACCTGCATGCCGGCGATGTTGATGCCGGCCTCGCCGAGGATGCGGCCCACCGTGCCGACGACGCCGGGGCGGTCGCCGTAGCGGAGGAAGGCCATGTGGTCGGCGAGGGCCAGGTCCACGTCGTGGTCGCCGACGGCGACGATCTTCTGGAGGTGCTTCGGGCCGGCGAGGGTGCCGGAGATGGACACCTCGTCGCCGCCGGAGAGCGTGCCGCGCACCGTGACCACATTGCGGTGCTCGGTGGACTCGGAGCTGGTGGTCAGCCGGACCTCGACGCCGCGCTCCTGGGCGAACAGCGGGGCGTTGACGTACGAGACCGTCTCGTCGACGACGTCCTCGAAGACGCCCTTCAGGGCGGAGAGTTCGAGGACCTTCACGTCGTGCTGGGTGAGCTCGCCGTAGACCTCGACGTCGAGGCGGACCGCGACCTCACCCGCGAGCGCGGTGAAGATCCGGCCGAGCTTCTCGGCCAGCGGCAGGCCCGGCTTGACGTCCTCGGCGATGACGCCGCCCTGGACGTTGACCGCGTCCGGCACCAGCTCGCCGGCGAGCGCGAGGCGCACCGACTTGGCGACGGCGATGCCCGCCTTCTCCTGGGCCTCGCCCGTCGAGGCGCCCAGGTGCGGGGTGGCCACGACGCTGTCGAACTCGAAGAGCGGGGAGTCGGTGCAGGGCTCGGAGGCGTAGACGTCCAGGCCCGCGCCGGCGACCCGGCCCTCCTTGAGGGCGGTGGCCAGCGCGGCCTCGTCCACGATCCCGCCGCGCGCGGCGTTGACGATGCGGACGCTCGGCTTGACCTTGTGCAGCGCCTCGTCACCGATGAGACCGAGGGTCTCGGGGGTCTTGGGCAGGTGCACCGTGATGAAGTCGGCGGTCTCCAGCAGCTCGTCGAGCGTGAGGAGCTTGACGCCCATCTGCGCGGCCCGCGCGGGCTGC from Streptomyces albireticuli carries:
- the serA gene encoding phosphoglycerate dehydrogenase — encoded protein: MSTASPRKPVVLIAEELSPATVDALGPDFEIRHCNGADRAALLPAIADVDAVLVRSATKIDAEAVAAAKRLRVVARAGVGLDNVDVAAATKAGVMVVNAPTSNIVTAAELACGLLIATARNIPQANSALKNGEWKRSKYTGVELSEKTLGVVGLGRIGVLVAQRMSAFGMKIVAYDPYVQPARAAQMGVKLLTLDELLETADFITVHLPKTPETLGLIGDEALHKVKPSVRIVNAARGGIVDEAALATALKEGRVAGAGLDVYASEPCTDSPLFEFDSVVATPHLGASTGEAQEKAGIAVAKSVRLALAGELVPDAVNVQGGVIAEDVKPGLPLAEKLGRIFTALAGEVAVRLDVEVYGELTQHDVKVLELSALKGVFEDVVDETVSYVNAPLFAQERGVEVRLTTSSESTEHRNVVTVRGTLSGGDEVSISGTLAGPKHLQKIVAVGDHDVDLALADHMAFLRYGDRPGVVGTVGRILGEAGINIAGMQVSRATEGGEALVALTVDESIPAPVLAEIAEEIGAVSARAVNLTD